A single genomic interval of Pseudomonas sp. TH06 harbors:
- the fliQ gene encoding flagellar biosynthesis protein FliQ codes for MTPEVAVDIFREALWLTTLMVAILVVPSLLVGLLVAMFQAATQINEQTLSFLPRLLVMLVTLIVAGPWIVQTFMEYIIQLYKNIPMVIG; via the coding sequence ATGACGCCGGAAGTCGCGGTCGACATATTTCGTGAAGCGCTGTGGCTGACTACGCTGATGGTCGCGATTCTGGTGGTGCCGAGCCTGTTGGTCGGTTTGCTGGTGGCGATGTTCCAGGCGGCCACGCAGATCAACGAACAGACCCTGAGCTTCCTGCCGCGTCTGCTGGTGATGCTGGTTACGCTGATTGTCGCCGGTCCGTGGATCGTGCAGACCTTCATGGAGTACATCATCCAGTTGTACAAAAACATTCCGATGGTCATCGGCTAA